A genomic stretch from Aedes albopictus strain Foshan chromosome 2, AalbF5, whole genome shotgun sequence includes:
- the LOC115258020 gene encoding leucine-rich repeat-containing G-protein coupled receptor 4-like, with protein sequence MQSFNVWLCFLAIFNCRAQDAFPSASNHQYHICSISTHYYDCQIQGVRIKKGELHEFKHEPQKQRITFRDSVLRYLPKSFIDAFPKMELLKLNQLQITTIEDNAFENAVQLKELFLANNHMQTFPVNVLYGARNLKKLVLTANLITNMAYNFESNILLNHLFVDNNKINQLPSFKYIPKLETFNGSNNALDHIEWNQFIRQTQLEHIDLSYNQLTNLDLQLSSKVLHTVDIRNNKLAKLRITLQMSHLNIENNVLSEFVIDQVCLLETLKMSNNKLASQPNFTNCQSLEILDVSSNALENFRYTEKLENLRKLNLAHNNLFEFSITPKPKKQLKLTSLDLSHNKLSYLISLPSFTSLKELRLNNNQLLGIHKNPLPMAVQLYVSNNQWNCADVESFANLVKDQVQNCTAEFYLTHGICCKRYRKTFNDVLNEMVRLTNFHEQSDYDKLKNKCPQRQYNTQNTDIERIRQLASEADRSRSQIYEEIASAKESVTTKQSELNTIKKKYHKSDNFKSNMAILIENKRDTYHVTKESLITDKEMLNRVINFVRQRDTFSAELLNRRMKETQNTHTSFGQKTDEKEQIKSNIEELKKNLSSMKKEIEKQRKFLQEQVKGNASSMYGETGR encoded by the coding sequence CAACCACCAATACCACATCTGCAGCATATCGACGCATTATTATGATTGTCAGATTCAAGGAGTTCGCATTAAAAAAGGTGAATTGCATGAATTTAAGCATGAGCCACAAAAGCAACGGATTACGTTCAGGGATTCTGTTTTGCGTTATTTACCGAAATCATTTATTGATGCATTCCCGAAAATGGAATTGTTGAAATTAAATCAACTTCAAATTACTACCATAGAGGATAACGCCTTCGAGAATGCTGTACAACTGAAAGAATTATTTCTTGCCAATAACCACATGCAAACTTTCCCTGTTAACGTATTGTATGGTGCTCGTAATCTGAAAAAGTTAGTTTTGACGGCGAACCTCATAACAAATATGGCATATAATTTTGAGAGCAATATTTTATTGAACCATCTTTTCgtagataataacaaaattaacCAACTGCCATCTTTTAAATACATACCTAAATTAGAAACTTTCAATGGATCAAATAATGCGCTTGATCATATCGAATGGAATCAATTCATTAGACAAACTCAACTCGAACATATTGACCTATCCTACAACCAATTAACAAACTTAGATCTACAACTATCATCGAAAGTCCTTCATACTGTTGATATAAGAAACAATAAATTGGCTAAGCTGAGAATAACGTTACAAATGAGCCATCTTAATATTGAAAATAATGTTTTATCAGAATTTGTAATAGATCAAGTGTGCTTACTAGAAACATTGAAAATGTCCAACAACAAGCTAGCATCCCAGCCAAATTTTACAAATTGTCAATCATTGGAAATATTGGATGTATCAAGCAACGCCCTAGAAAACTTCCGATATACAGAAAAGTTAGAAAACCTAAGAAAACTGAATCTTGCACacaacaatttatttgaattttcaaTAACACCCAAACCCAAAAAGCAACTTAAACTTACTTCTCTGGATTTATCCCATAACAAGCTTTCCTATTTAATCTCACTTCCATCATTTACATCCTTAAAGGAGTTAAGACTAAATAACAACCAACTTCTTGGGATTCATAAAAATCCTTTACCGATGGCAGTACAGTTGTATGTATCGAATAATCAATGGAATTGTGCTGATGTTGAATCTTTTGCGAATCTTGTAAAAGATCAAGTTCAAAATTGTACTGCAGAATTCTACCTTACACACGGTATTTGTTGTAAGCGTTATAGGAAAACTTTCAATGATGTACTGAATGAAATGGTTAGACTTACCAATTTTCATGAACAATCAGACTAcgataaattgaaaaataaatgtcCACAAAGGCAATACAACACACAAAATACCGACATTGAAAGGATCAGGCAATTAGCTTCAGAAGCTGATAGAAGTAGATCGCAAATATACGAAGAGATCGCCAGCGCTAAAGAATCAGTGACAACAAAACAAAGTGAATTAAACACTATCaaaaaaaagtatcataaatCCGACAATTTCAAATCAAACATGGCAATTCTTATCGAAAATAAGCGTGACACGTATCATGTAACGAAGGAAAGCTTAATTACAGACAAAGAAATGCTGAACAGGGTCATAAATTTTGTTCGCCAAAGAGACACTTTTAGTGCTGAACTGCTTAATCGCCGTATGAAGGAAACCCAAAATACTCATACATCGTTTGGCCAAAAAACTGACGAAAAAGAGCAAataaaatcaaatattgaagagctgaaaaaaaacctttcaaGCATGAAAAAAGAAATAGAAAAGCAgaggaagttcctccaagaacaaGTTAAGGGAAATGCATCATCAATGTACGGTGAAACGGGTAGGTAA